From one Rattus norvegicus strain BN/NHsdMcwi chromosome 7, GRCr8, whole genome shotgun sequence genomic stretch:
- the Ttll1 gene encoding polyglutamylase complex subunit TTLL1 isoform X3 translates to MAGRVKWVTDIEKSVLINNFEKRGWVQVTENEDWNFYWMSVQTIRNVFSVETGYRLSDDQIVNHFPNHYELTRKDLMVKNIKRYRKELEKEGSPLAEKDENGKYLYLDFVPVTYMLPADYNLFVEEFRKSPSSTWIMKPCGKAQGKGIFLINKLSQIKKWSRDSKTSSFVSQSTKEAYVISLYINNPLLIGGRKFDLRLYVLVSTYRPLRCYMYKLGFCRFCTVKYTPSTSELDNMFVHLTNVAIQKHGEDYNHIHGGKWTVNNLRLYLESTRGREVTSKLFDEIHWIIVQSLKAVAPVMNNDKHCFECYGYDIIIDDKLKPWLIEVNASPSLTSSTANDRILKYNLINDTLNIAVPNGEIPDCKWNKSPPKEVLGNYEILYDEELAQGDGAERELRSRPGQPVGPRTGRSRDSGRNVLTTWK, encoded by the exons GATGAGCGTGCAGACCATTCGCAACGTGTTCAGCGTAGAGACTGGGTACAGGCTCTCAGACGACCAGATCGTCAACCATTTCCCCAACCACTATGAGCTGACCCGCAAGGACCTGATGGTGAAGAACATTAAGAGATACAGGAAGGaactggagaaggaaggaagtccCCTGGCGGAGAAAGACGAGAATGGGAAATACCTCTATCTGG ACTTCGTTCCGGTCACCTACATGCTCCCCGCTGACTACAACCTGTTTGTGGAAGAATTCCGGAAGAGCCCATCCAGCACCTGGATCATGAAGCCATGCGGCAAAGCCCAGGGAAAGGGCATCTTCCTCATCAACAAGCTCTCACAGATCAAAAAGTGGTCTCGGGATAGCAAGACATCCTC GTTTGTGTCCCAGTCCACAAAAGAAGCGTACGTGATCTCACTCTATATCAATAATCCACTGCTCATCGGTGGGAGGAAGTTTGACCTTCGTCTGTATGTCCTGGTTTCCACATACCGCCCGCTGCGCTGCTACAT gtACAAGCTTGGGTTCTGCCGCTTCTGCACAGTGAAGTACACTCCAAGCACTAGTGAGCTAGACAACATGTTCGTCCACCTTACCAATGTAGCCATCCAGAAGCACGGG GAGGACTACAACCACATCCATGGTGGCAAGTGGACTGTCAACAACCTGCGTCTCTACCTGGAGAGTACCCGAGGCCGCGAGGTGACCAGCAAACTGTTTGATGAAATACACTGGATCATTGTGCAGTCTCTCAAGGCTGTGGCA CCTGTGATGAACAACGACAAGCACTGCTTTGAATGCTACGGCTACGACATCATCATCGACGACAAGCTGAAGCCCTGGCTGATCGAG GTTAACGCGTCCCCATCTCTCACCTCCAGCACCGCCAATGATCGGATCCTTAAGTACAACCTGATTAACGACACCCTCAACATTGCGGTCCCTAACGGCGAGATTCCAGACTGCAAATGGAACAAGTCTCCCCCTAAGGAAGTGCTTGGCAACTATGAGATCCT GTATGACGAGGAGCTGGCCCAGGGTGACGGGGCTGAACGAGAGCTTAGAAGTCGCCCAGGTCAGCCAGTGGGGCCCAGAACAGGCCGCTCGAGAGACTCAGGAAGAAATGTCCTCACAACCTGGAAGTGA
- the Ttll1 gene encoding polyglutamylase complex subunit TTLL1 isoform X4, with the protein MKIGIFTDFVPVTYMLPADYNLFVEEFRKSPSSTWIMKPCGKAQGKGIFLINKLSQIKKWSRDSKTSSFVSQSTKEAYVISLYINNPLLIGGRKFDLRLYVLVSTYRPLRCYMYKLGFCRFCTVKYTPSTSELDNMFVHLTNVAIQKHGEDYNHIHGGKWTVNNLRLYLESTRGREVTSKLFDEIHWIIVQSLKAVAPVMNNDKHCFECYGYDIIIDDKLKPWLIEVNASPSLTSSTANDRILKYNLINDTLNIAVPNGEIPDCKWNKSPPKEVLGNYEILYDEELAQGDGAERELRSRPGQPVGPRTGRSRDSGRNVLTTWK; encoded by the exons ACTTCGTTCCGGTCACCTACATGCTCCCCGCTGACTACAACCTGTTTGTGGAAGAATTCCGGAAGAGCCCATCCAGCACCTGGATCATGAAGCCATGCGGCAAAGCCCAGGGAAAGGGCATCTTCCTCATCAACAAGCTCTCACAGATCAAAAAGTGGTCTCGGGATAGCAAGACATCCTC GTTTGTGTCCCAGTCCACAAAAGAAGCGTACGTGATCTCACTCTATATCAATAATCCACTGCTCATCGGTGGGAGGAAGTTTGACCTTCGTCTGTATGTCCTGGTTTCCACATACCGCCCGCTGCGCTGCTACAT gtACAAGCTTGGGTTCTGCCGCTTCTGCACAGTGAAGTACACTCCAAGCACTAGTGAGCTAGACAACATGTTCGTCCACCTTACCAATGTAGCCATCCAGAAGCACGGG GAGGACTACAACCACATCCATGGTGGCAAGTGGACTGTCAACAACCTGCGTCTCTACCTGGAGAGTACCCGAGGCCGCGAGGTGACCAGCAAACTGTTTGATGAAATACACTGGATCATTGTGCAGTCTCTCAAGGCTGTGGCA CCTGTGATGAACAACGACAAGCACTGCTTTGAATGCTACGGCTACGACATCATCATCGACGACAAGCTGAAGCCCTGGCTGATCGAG GTTAACGCGTCCCCATCTCTCACCTCCAGCACCGCCAATGATCGGATCCTTAAGTACAACCTGATTAACGACACCCTCAACATTGCGGTCCCTAACGGCGAGATTCCAGACTGCAAATGGAACAAGTCTCCCCCTAAGGAAGTGCTTGGCAACTATGAGATCCT GTATGACGAGGAGCTGGCCCAGGGTGACGGGGCTGAACGAGAGCTTAGAAGTCGCCCAGGTCAGCCAGTGGGGCCCAGAACAGGCCGCTCGAGAGACTCAGGAAGAAATGTCCTCACAACCTGGAAGTGA